Part of the Sphingopyxis sp. 113P3 genome, CTGCATCGTCGAGAGGTCCGGGGTGACATGGCGTGCGAGCGGGATGTCGTCGAAGCCCGCGACCATGAGATCGCGCGGTACCAAAAGGCCGGCCTCGGCGAGTCCCATGATGCACCCGACCGCCATCAGGTCGTTCGCGGCGAATACGGCCTCGACGGGAAGCTGGCCCTCGACGATCAGCCTCGCCGCCTGCGCGCCGGCTTCCTCCGAAAAGTCGCCGGGCAGAATGGCCGGACTCCGCTGCCCCGCAATCCGGGCCATGGCGTCGACAAAGCCGCGCTGACGGTCGCGTGCATCCCGGTTGTGCTTCGGCCCCGCGATATGGACGATATGGCGCGCGCCGCTGGCCAGAAGTGCCTCCGTCATTGTCCAGGCGCCGCGGTAGTTATCGACCGCCACATAGGGAAGGTCGAGCGCCGCTGCATCATAGTTGAGAAGCACCGTGGGCAGCGCGGGGTCGAGATTTTCGGCGAGCGTTTCGGGCTTGAGTTCGGGGGGCATGACAAGCAGCCCGTCGACGCGTCCGCGCATCGACGCGACCGCGGTGGCGGTCTCGTGCGCGCTGCCGTGCATGTTGCCAAGCAGCAGGTGCATTCCCGCCTCGTGCGCGACGAGGTCGATGCCGCGAATGATCTCCGAGAAGAACTCCCCGAAGAGGTCGGGGAGAATGACCCCGACGGTGTCGGTCTTGCGGCGGGTCAGGCTGCGGGCACCGCTGTGCGGCACGAAATTGAGCTTCTTGACCGCCGCCATCACGGCGGCGCGCGTCGGCGCGGTGACGTTGCCGAGCCCGTTGATTGCGCGCGACGCCGTCGCGACCGATACGCCCGCCTCTCGGGCGACGTCTCTTAGCGTTGCCATCGGCACCTCCCCCTCATTGCGCGGCCCCCCTTGCCAGCGCGCGGCCGCCCGCATCGAACAGATGCAGCCGGTCGGCGGGCAGCGCGAGCGACACGGTGTCGCCCTCGCGCAGCTCCCCATCGTCGCGGCGCTGCCACGCGATCGCCTCGCTGCCGTCGCCGCCCGCGAGATGCACCGTCGCAAGTCCCCCGAGCCGCTCGATGAAACGGATAGCGAAGGGAAAGCCGCCTGGCGCCTCGGCGATGGCAATATCCTCGGGACGGATGCCGATAGAGAGCGGCATGCCGGGCTCGAGCGCCTCGGCGAGCGGGGGCAGGGCGATCGCCTGCCCGTCCGCGAGCATGGCCTCGCCATTTGCGGTTGCGCGCGCGGGGAGGATGTTCATGCGCGGCGTGCCGATAAACTGCGCGACGAAGAGCGTCGCCGGCCGCTCGTAGAGATCACGCGGGGCGCCGATCTGCTCAACCTCTCCGCCGCGCAGGACGATGATGCGGTCGGCGAGCGTCATTGCCTCGACCTGGTCATGGGTGACGTATAGCGTCGTCGTCCCGAGCCTCTGGTGCAGGCGCGCGAATTCGTAGCGCATCCGGACGCGAAGATCCGCGTCGAGGTTGGAGAGCGGCTCGTCGAAGAGAAATATCTGTGGCTGGCGAACGATCGCGCGGCCGATCGCGACGCGCTGACGCTCCCCGCCCGACAAGGCGGCAGGTTTGCGCGCGAGCAGGCTTTCGATGTTGAGGATCTCGGCGGCGCGGTGCACCGCCTCGGCAATCTCGGCTTTGGCGGTCCGGGCGATGCGGAGACCAAAGGCCATATTTTCAAAGACCGTGAGGTGGGGATAGAGCGCGTAGGACTGGAACACCATCGCGATGCCCCGTTCCGACGGTTTGCGGCTCGTGACATCTTGCGCGCCGATGAGGATGCGGCCCTCATCCAGCGTCTCGAGGCCCGCGATGGCACGCAGCAAGGTTGACTTGCCGCAGCCCGAGGGACCCACGATCACTGCGAACTCGCCTTCGGCGACGTCGATCGATACGCCTTTTAAGACTTCGGTATTGCCAAAGCTCTTGCGCGCGCGCTCGATCGACAGGCCGGCCATGGCTTTAGCGCCCGCGGGTCATGGCTGCAGCGGCAGGGGAAGGCGCGGTGTGACCGCCATCAGCTGGCTCGTTCGCTCCATCCTGCTGTCCTCCTCCCGCTCCCATGCTATAAAGCGCTGGTCTAACGGGCGCACCCGGGCAATGCAACCGGTTACATTGGCGCCTTCCCGGGCTTTGAGGCGCCGCCAGCGCCTGCTTCCAAATATTCGTCCATCGCCTACTGGCGCGTTCGCCCTCGACTGGTTACATGGGCCGCCACCGAACGAATCGCGCGCGCCGCTACCGTGATGCGGGGCAGGCGCCGCCCGCACCAGAAAGTGGCACCCATGGAAATCATCACCGGTCTGACCTTCGACGACGTGTTGCTGGTCCCCGGTCCGTCCGATATTCTGCCGTCCGACGCCAATCTGTCGACCCGGATCACCGGAGACATCCGGCTCAACATCCCCATTCTCTCCTCGGCGATGGACACGGTGACCGAGGCCGACATGGCGATCTTGATGGCGCAGATCGGGGGGCTCGGCGTGCTCCACCGCAACCTTACGATCGAGGAGCAGGCAGCGGCAGTGCGCCAGGTCAAGCGCTTCGAAAGCGGGATGATCGTGAACCCCATCACCATCGCCCCCGACGCGCCGCTCTCCGACGCGACCGCGCTCATGGCGCAGCACAATATCTCGGGAATTCCGGTGGTCGAGACGGGCGGGAAGCTCGTCGGCATCCTCACGCACCGCGATGTACGCTTCGCGGAAAATCCGAAGCAGCCGGTGCGCGAACTCATGACGTCCGATAATCTTGCGACCGTGCGTCCCGGCGTCGACCAGGACGAGGCGCGCAAGCTGCTCCACCAGCGGCGCATCGAGAAATTGCTCGTTGTCGACGACGCCTATCGCTGCATCGGTCTCATTACCGTCAAGGACATGGAAAAGGCGGTCAATTTCCCCGATGCCACCAAG contains:
- a CDS encoding LacI family DNA-binding transcriptional regulator, coding for MATLRDVAREAGVSVATASRAINGLGNVTAPTRAAVMAAVKKLNFVPHSGARSLTRRKTDTVGVILPDLFGEFFSEIIRGIDLVAHEAGMHLLLGNMHGSAHETATAVASMRGRVDGLLVMPPELKPETLAENLDPALPTVLLNYDAAALDLPYVAVDNYRGAWTMTEALLASGARHIVHIAGPKHNRDARDRQRGFVDAMARIAGQRSPAILPGDFSEEAGAQAARLIVEGQLPVEAVFAANDLMAVGCIMGLAEAGLLVPRDLMVAGFDDIPLARHVTPDLSTMQVKIDRLGSTAMMKLLRLLRGETLGAASATILTPTLIARGTTIPRVTEAAGVGP
- a CDS encoding ABC transporter ATP-binding protein, coding for MAGLSIERARKSFGNTEVLKGVSIDVAEGEFAVIVGPSGCGKSTLLRAIAGLETLDEGRILIGAQDVTSRKPSERGIAMVFQSYALYPHLTVFENMAFGLRIARTAKAEIAEAVHRAAEILNIESLLARKPAALSGGERQRVAIGRAIVRQPQIFLFDEPLSNLDADLRVRMRYEFARLHQRLGTTTLYVTHDQVEAMTLADRIIVLRGGEVEQIGAPRDLYERPATLFVAQFIGTPRMNILPARATANGEAMLADGQAIALPPLAEALEPGMPLSIGIRPEDIAIAEAPGGFPFAIRFIERLGGLATVHLAGGDGSEAIAWQRRDDGELREGDTVSLALPADRLHLFDAGGRALARGAAQ